In the genome of Acidobacteriota bacterium, the window GCTGACCTTGGTCTGCATCTGCGTCACCGGACGTGTCCGCTGATCGAGGATCGCATCTCTGATCACGCTGAAATCGATACCGCTGCCGACTCCGCTAAAACTCGTGGTTGCCATAATCTCGTGCCTAACGCCGCTCGCGGCGGCCTTATCTTACTTTTCGACGTCCAGGAAAACGCCCTGGAGCTTCATGAAATTCGCTGCGAGAGAGAGCGAGACCTCGGTTGGGAACTGACGTATCGCCTCACCCGTCCGCCCGTCGATCATCTGGACGACGATGTTATTTGTCGTCTCGTCTTTGCTGAACTTCAGCGAAATATCGTGCTGTGCCAATGCTGTCTGCAGCCTGGCCAACTCCTGAGAATCGGCCTGCGTCTTCTCGGTTTGGGCTTCTTTGACCTCAACTAAAGCTGCGGCTCTCACGGCCGGATCTTTGACCGCCTCGAGCGGGATGCGTACATCCCCCGGACTGTTTACGACTAATGTCTGCATAGCATGCCTCCTTATGGGCTAAGCTAAAATGTCCGAAGGCGAAGATTCATCACCATATCTTCGCCTTCGGACTTCGCATATCTCACCTGCTCAATTAATTAATGGAGCGAAGTGGGAGCTTCGCATCCAAACTTTAATTATCTGAGCAACGAGAGAAGGGCCTGGCTCGACTGGTTAGCCTGAGCAAGGGCGGCAACGCCGGCCTGCTGAAGGGTGCTCAGTCTGGCCAAGCTGGAAGCCTCGGCAGCGATGTCAGCATCGCGGATCGAAGATTCAGCAGCCTGGAAGTTAACGATCTGCGTGGAAGCAAGATCGATCGCCTGTTCCAGGTTGTTCTGTCCAGCACCGACTTTACCCTGAACGTCACCAAGTGATGCGATAGCAGCCTTGATAGCGGCCAGAGCATCCTGAGCACCAGCTTCACCACCGGTGAGAACACCTGCGGTTGCCGGGGTCGGAG includes:
- a CDS encoding flagellar protein FlaG — protein: MQTLVVNSPGDVRIPLEAVKDPAVRAAALVEVKEAQTEKTQADSQELARLQTALAQHDISLKFSKDETTNNIVVQMIDGRTGEAIRQFPTEVSLSLAANFMKLQGVFLDVEK